AACAAGTTGATTGCCATCTCGAGTGATTCCAACATCAACTAAGACTGATCCTTTTTTCACCATTTCAGGCTTTATAAATTGCGCACTACCCATGGCAGCAATAACTACATCAGCATCCTTAATGAGGTCGGTTAAATTCTTAGATGCTGAGTGTGCCAGGGTTACTGTGGCATTAATTGGTTTTTGGGATAGCAAAATAGATAAGGGTCTACCGACTGTCATGCCTCGGCCAATAACTAATACCTTCACGCCAGATAAATTAATTTTATACTCAGCTAACAAAGCCACAATCGCCTTTGGTGTACAGGCAACTACTGAGTTAAAACCTAAAACAAGATTGCCTAAATTATTTGGAGTAAGCCCATCTGCATCCTTTGCTGGATTAATTGCAGATAAAACTTTTTGCGTATTCACTCCAACTGGAAGTGGAAGTTGAACAATAAATCCTGAGCAACTCGGATCTGCATTTAGTGCGTTAACTGAGGCAATAACTTCATTAGTGGTTGCACTGGCAGGTAAATTTACTTTAATTGATTTGATGCCAACCTCAGCACAATCCCGGTGCTTGCCTTCAACATATGCAACTGATCCAGGATCATCACCGACCAGAATTGTGCCCAAGCCAACTGGCTTATCGAGTTTTCCAATAGCGGCAGCGATATCAACCTTTATCCTCTGGGCTAAAGCTTTGCCATCCATGATTATCGCACTCATGTAGCAAGCCTACTCTGCATATCTTTTTTCTTAAACAATTTTGGTAAGTAGTGAATAACTAGGAATGCTAAAAGGATGTGAACAAAAACAATTGCACCGATCCGTAGTGGA
The Candidatus Nanopelagicus limnes DNA segment above includes these coding regions:
- a CDS encoding bifunctional 5,10-methylenetetrahydrofolate dehydrogenase/5,10-methenyltetrahydrofolate cyclohydrolase, which produces MSAIIMDGKALAQRIKVDIAAAIGKLDKPVGLGTILVGDDPGSVAYVEGKHRDCAEVGIKSIKVNLPASATTNEVIASVNALNADPSCSGFIVQLPLPVGVNTQKVLSAINPAKDADGLTPNNLGNLVLGFNSVVACTPKAIVALLAEYKINLSGVKVLVIGRGMTVGRPLSILLSQKPINATVTLAHSASKNLTDLIKDADVVIAAMGSAQFIKPEMVKKGSVLVDVGITRDGNQLVGDFDPKVIEVASAFAPMPGGVGPMTRVMLLKNVIELARNEK